In one Apostichopus japonicus isolate 1M-3 chromosome 18, ASM3797524v1, whole genome shotgun sequence genomic region, the following are encoded:
- the LOC139958510 gene encoding DNA repair protein XRCC2-like — MAGGSETGAQLLARLGSRPSLQGLCPLLFGEEYPKPGGLIEFCGESGTAKTECLLNFAVSCILPPDWNGYALGGVGSGVVFIDTQSQFSMLRAFTLLEKRVTSSISSTDVSPVREGGVVQLDDVASGSTVGQRSGLHSTDQGTRREEHGERPTADEIEGFIRLCLEKLYVIRCYSRHQLLITLHSLENFLANKTNIGIAMIDSWSAFYWMDRASFGDQLSLAENCQKVLTTALKKLLDDHQLVVFLTKNGSFRLTGKQLNRQRGSPISPSVGQASTEAEKLPFSADFGSSELKRLITEQYVFERSEQLSESGDTQIIFKATRTHPKPPKTKHFIISEKGLGAVR; from the exons ATGGCGGGAGGTTCGGAGACAGGTGCACAA CTGCTCGCCCGTCTTGGATCACGCCCATCTCTGCAAGGGCTCTGTCCTCTCCTCTTCGGAGAGGAGTATCCAAAGCCTGGCGGATTGATAGAATTTTGCGGTGAAAGCGGCACAGCTAAGACGGAGTGTTTACTTAATTTTGCAGTCTCGTGTATTCTGCCTCCGGACTGGAATGGATATGCTCTGGGTGGCGTTGGATCTGGAGTAGTCTTTATAGACACTCAAAGTCAGTTTTCAATGCTGAGAGCATTTACACTGCTGGAAAAGAGAGTAACCAGCTCCATAAGTTCCACTGACGTTTCTCCGGTGAGAGAGGGTGGAGTCGTGCAGCTCGATGACGTCGCAAGTGGATCGACTGTGGGTCAAAGGTCCGGACTGCATTCTACAGATCAAGGTACGAGAAGGGAAGAGCACGGGGAAAGACCAACGGCTGATGAGATCGAGGGATTCATCAGATTATGTTTAGAAAAGCTGTATGTAATCAGATGCTACTCGAGGCACCAACTCCTGATAACGCTTCATTCTTTGGAGAACTTCTTGGCGAATAAAACAAACATCGGCATAGCGATGATAGATTCATGGTCGGCGTTTTATTGGATGGACAGGGCCAGCTTTGGTGACCAGCTGTCGTTGGCAGAAAATTGCCAAAAGGTCTTGACCACAGCGTTGAAGAAGTTGCTCGACGACCATCAGCTGGTCGTGTTCCTTACGAAGAACGGTTCGTTCAGGTTGACCGGCAAACAATTAAACCGTCAACGCGGATCACCGATTTCACCATCTGTTGGACAGGCGAGCAcagaagcagaaaaacttccatTCTCGGCAGATTTTGGTTCTTCGGAATTGAAAAGACTAATAACTGAACAGTATGTGTTTGAAAGATCTGAACAACTTTCAGAATCAGGGGATACACAGATCATCTTCAAAGCCACAAGAACTCACCCAAAACCccccaaaacaaaacattttattatttctgAGAAAGGATTAGGAGCTGTGAGGTGA